The DNA segment GTTATCGCCAGGGCCTCCAACTTTGGCTGCCACCTAACCCACATTGCTCTGGTTGTCTGTGGTCCATCCACTCACAGAGTGCCTGGCTGCAAAGCACGCTCTGTGGAGCCCCTCCCCTGGGCCTGGTCCAGCTTAGAGCCTCAGAAACCCCATCCCACGTACCCAGACATGGTCCACTGGTCAATGCAGCATGGATGTCTTCTGATTTATTCTTAGTCTTACCCCTCACTCAGGACCAGTGTGCATATAGGGACCCTACCAGGGGCAAATTACCATTGAAAACAGAGCTCCTGGTATCGTTTGGCATCATATCCCTCCACCATGATAAGGTGGGGATTCGTGGAGGAACATTACATCAAGTAGTTCCTGAATTATCTCTAAACATGTTCATGAGTTAATCAGTGAAGAAGCAAACATATCACCTGTGTAAAGGAAAGTGAGCCTCATTCCTGTGTTTGTTCTGGCATATTGTGAAACCAGTTCGGTCAGTTTCTTTTCAGGACACTGGAAACCTCCCAAACAGCCAAAGCAAAACCAGTTTGGTCCAAAGAATTCAGCCTTCACGTTATCTTCAAGAAAAACAATTCTAACTAGATTCCAGCTTAGTATAAAAGAGGAcccagtcagtcagtcagtcagtcagtcagcagGTGTCTCCAGTTCAGGTAAAGTTGAGTCCTTCTCTTCTGAGCAGTCTGAGCTCTTTAATCAGAGGACAACCAGGACTCAGCATCTCTGCTGTAAGTCTCTGATTCTTCATTTCTCATTTGTCTTAGCAGCAGCAGTAgatgttgtttctgttttactttgaaggaggtttttctttcatctgtcaCATCAGAGATGGAGAATGTTGCAAAGAAAGAAGACATGAGAGGAACatgattattttgttttcatattgtgaaacatcTCGGGACAGAAATTAAATTATTCAGATTTTATGTTAGTGAAAGTGTTAAGTTTGCAGTACTGTGGTAAAGCTGAGAGGGGTAAACTTGGACTGGTGAAGAGTAGCTGTGCTGCTTGCATACATTTAATCAGAGATTGTTTAACTGTAAGGTGCTGTTTGAGTTAATTCActaaattctatgtttttaggtttttcatGGTGGCTAGAAGCTGGAAATATGTAACATCTGAATTCGGTCGgttaaatccacaaagagcagcttcagctgatcacagcctggaTACAAAGAAACACTGAGTGGAGCTACAGTGTCTCATTTCCAAGTCCCCCACGCTGCCCCACTGCACCTGGGCTTAGAGTTTCCCCACCTGCCAAATCTCACGTTAATGCCTGAGTAGGATCCCGTGTATCTACATTCAATAGTCTTCAGGTTTATTAGGCTCAAGTCTTATTATCAATTATTCAGTATCAGCAATACATTTTCTCAttgatattattttaaaaatcagtccTGAATAATCCACAAGAAGCAGAGATGATGTGATGTGACACGTTCTGTTCCTCCAGCTCAAAAGGTCCTCTGATTTCTTTCCAGGTCAAAGATGGAGACGTGGACAGACAGTCAGGGTAAAAAAGTATGTTACTGTATAATTCATATTAGATATGTTGATTGTTTGATCTTAGCCTCTTGTAGTAACTTTCaaaccaataataataataattactgCAAAtgactgcatttaaaaaaaatcagcttgtGTTAAAATGATCTGAAGAGTTTCCATTTTGTCTCTCAGATTTACCCAGTGACTCAACAATCGCAGTCAAATCGCATCGCCCTGCTGATCAATACTGAAACGTTTACTACAAGTTTATACAAATGTAGAGCTGTGAAAGATGAGAAAGTCATGCAAAATCTACTTCAAACTCTTGGATATGAGGTAGTGAGATGTGGGGACATTACTGCAAAGGTAacttttaaaagcagaaaatatttcttcacttGCACCCAGTTTTACAAACTGGTTAAATGATCCAGTGACTGATTTGTTCTCACAGATGATCGATAAACCTCTGAAAGAATTTTCTGAACACCCAAAACTGGCCCTCACAgacagtgtgtttgtgacttTGGTGTGTTATGGAGGCACGGGAACTGAGGAGTTTGAAATTGACCAAATCTTTCAGCACTTAAACACAAAGAACTGTCCTGCACTGAAGGACAAACCAAAGATCATCATTATTCACGCCTGCAGAGGAGGTGATTCTCATCTGTCCTCACACACCCAACAAACAGCATGAATGAATTTACTGTTAATATTTGTTCATTTGAAAAGGTAAAAGATCAACACGTTTCAAtaagtctgtgtgtttgtttcagtgGGGGAGGAATCGGCGGATTTACTTGATAGAAAACAATTTGTGCCCACAGATGACATCGAATCTCTGTCAGTGAACT comes from the Oreochromis aureus strain Israel breed Guangdong linkage group 18, ZZ_aureus, whole genome shotgun sequence genome and includes:
- the LOC120434310 gene encoding caspase-1-like, producing METWTDSQGKKIYPVTQQSQSNRIALLINTETFTTSLYKCRAVKDEKVMQNLLQTLGYEVVRCGDITAKMIDKPLKEFSEHPKLALTDSVFVTLVCYGGTGTEEFEIDQIFQHLNTKNCPALKDKPKIIIIHACRGVGEESADLLDRKQFVPTDDIESLSVNSVKGPRAQNEKDFIIFHSSTTYTGSYKHETYGSAFIQHIFEAVRKHCLTDDIEEIFRMVMQSFEEFPSEQMPTKERDTLTKRFYLFQS